The Mucilaginibacter mallensis genome has a segment encoding these proteins:
- the rfaE1 gene encoding D-glycero-beta-D-manno-heptose-7-phosphate kinase — MSIIDKVRSIQKSGKQPSILVIGDIMIDHYIWGGATRLSPEAPVPIVNVKKETTTLGGAGNLTQNLVSLGAKVMLGGVKGDDEAGKQLIEILSNEGVQSDTIITDINRPTTIKTRVLAGNQQIVRIDRELTDALTIELEDELLNKLIAHIDEADIVVLSDYNKGLFSPAFTQKVIKAANDRQKKVIIDPKGLNYEKYKGAFIIKPNKKELTEAAKAEKIKGIDDVREAAKAIFEQTNVTYLIVTLSEEGMAIVSKDDCKILPVKATEVFDVTGAGDTVLAAIAYFIASGLSVEEACDLANHAAAIVIRHIGSATTTIDEIIDDINNTR, encoded by the coding sequence ATGAGCATAATAGACAAAGTACGTTCCATACAAAAATCAGGTAAGCAGCCATCCATATTGGTTATCGGCGATATTATGATCGACCATTATATATGGGGTGGCGCTACAAGATTATCCCCTGAGGCTCCTGTACCTATAGTTAATGTAAAAAAGGAAACTACTACGCTGGGTGGTGCGGGTAATTTAACCCAGAACCTGGTTAGCCTTGGTGCTAAAGTTATGCTGGGCGGTGTTAAAGGTGATGATGAAGCTGGTAAGCAATTAATAGAAATATTAAGTAATGAAGGCGTACAATCAGATACTATAATTACTGATATCAACAGGCCCACAACTATAAAAACCCGTGTTTTAGCTGGCAATCAGCAAATTGTAAGGATCGACAGGGAGCTTACCGATGCACTTACTATTGAACTGGAAGATGAACTTTTAAATAAGTTAATAGCACACATAGATGAAGCTGATATCGTAGTATTGTCTGATTATAATAAAGGCCTGTTCTCCCCTGCTTTTACCCAAAAGGTAATTAAAGCTGCAAACGATCGTCAAAAAAAGGTGATTATTGATCCTAAAGGCTTAAATTATGAGAAATATAAAGGTGCGTTCATCATCAAGCCTAATAAAAAAGAGCTTACAGAGGCTGCTAAAGCCGAGAAAATAAAAGGTATTGACGATGTTCGGGAAGCGGCCAAAGCTATTTTTGAGCAAACAAATGTCACTTACCTGATAGTAACTTTATCGGAAGAAGGCATGGCAATTGTAAGCAAAGATGATTGCAAAATACTCCCTGTTAAGGCTACCGAAGTATTTGATGTTACCGGAGCTGGTGATACTGTTTTGGCCGCAATAGCCTATTTTATAGCATCAGGCTTATCAGTTGAGGAAGCCTGCGACCTGGCAAATCATGCCGCTGCAATAGTGATAAGGCACATTGGCAGCGCCACAACTACAATAGATGAAATTATTGACGACATTAATAATACCCGTTAA
- a CDS encoding D-sedoheptulose 7-phosphate isomerase — translation MVSEELYDHQNLIKKVIDLLTADIEAGCELFTSTILSGNKILLAGNGGSAADSQHIAAELSGRFVKDRKALPAVALTTDTSAITAIANDHGYEYVFSRQLEALALPGDLFVGISTSGNSPGILKAFESAKEFGCKTLGLSGRDGGKMNGLCDLNIIVPSNVTARIQEMHILIGHIFCKAVDDLF, via the coding sequence ATGGTTAGTGAGGAACTTTACGATCATCAAAATTTAATAAAAAAAGTAATTGATTTGCTTACTGCCGATATTGAGGCGGGTTGTGAATTATTTACCTCAACCATATTAAGCGGTAATAAGATCTTGTTAGCCGGAAACGGTGGCAGTGCAGCTGATTCACAGCACATTGCAGCAGAATTAAGCGGAAGGTTTGTAAAAGACCGTAAAGCATTACCCGCCGTGGCCCTAACTACTGACACTTCGGCCATTACGGCAATAGCCAACGACCATGGTTATGAGTATGTTTTCTCGCGCCAGTTAGAGGCGCTGGCCCTGCCGGGTGATCTTTTTGTTGGTATTTCAACCAGCGGAAACAGTCCAGGTATATTAAAAGCCTTTGAATCAGCAAAAGAATTTGGCTGTAAAACTTTAGGTTTATCCGGCCGGGATGGTGGTAAAATGAATGGACTTTGCGATCTGAATATCATTGTTCCATCTAATGTTACAGCCCGTATACAGGAAATGCACATCCTGATAGGTCACATATTTTGCAAGGCGGTTGACGACTTGTTTTAA